The segment GATCGACACCAACGGCAGGTCGTTGTAACCCAACACCCCCTTCAGCTCACCTTCGGACGCATCCTTGAGGATGGCGTTGACCTCTTCCTTGGTAGTTGAACGAGAAGCGACAAAGCTCAGATCAACCATCGACACATTGATGGTCGGCACGCGCAGGGCATAGCCGTCGAGCTTGCCATTGAGCTCAGGCAGTACCAAGCCAACAGCCGATGCAGCACCGGTCTTGGTAGGAATGATCGATTGAGTAGCCGAGCGGGCGCGACGCAGGTCCTTGTGGCGCACGTCGGTCAGCACCTGATCGTTGGTGTAGGCGTGAATAGTGGTCATCAGCCCCTTCACCAGACCAAGCTTCTCGTGCAGCGGCTTGGCCAACGGCGCCAGGCAGTTCGTGGTGCAGGATGCGTTGGATACCACATTCATGTCACTGCGCAGCAAATGATGGTTCACACCGTAGACGATGGTAGCGTCCACATCCTTGTCGCCAGGTGCGGAGATCAGCACCTTCTTGGCGCCAGCATCGAGATGCGGCTGGCACTTCGCCTTGCTGGTGAAGGCGCCAGTGCACTCGAGAACGATGTCGATACCGAGGTCGCCCCAAGGCAACTCGGCAGGATTGCGTGTAGAGAAGAACTTGATGTTGGTATCGTTGATACGCAGCCAGCTGCCATCCACATCGACCTTGACGTCTGCGTTGAAACGGCCGTGGACCGTATCAAACTTCGTCAGGTGCGCATTGGTTGCCAGGTCACCGGAAGCGTTCACGGCGACGACCTTGAACTCGTTTGTGCGATTCAACTCGTAAATCGCGCGTAGTACGTTGCGCCCGATGCGTCCGTAACCGTTGATAGCGATGCGGATAGCCATGTTGGATCAATCTCCTAAAACAATAAAATAGTAATCGTTATTTTCGCCATGCCGGCTTATGCCGGCACATGCATGTTTATTTGCCGATCACGGTCTTGGCCGTGTTGACGACGTTATCTACGGTAAAGCCGAAGTGCTTGAACAATGCACTGGCTGGGGCCGACTCGCCGAAGCTGTCGATACCGACGACAGCGCCCTCGAGGCCGACATATTTGCGCCAGTAATCGGACACCCCGGCCTCGATCGCCACGCGCGGAACCTGCGCCAGCAAGACGGAAGCCTTGTAGGCGCCCTCCTGCTGATCGAAGACGAAAGTGGACGGCATCGACACCACGCGAGCAGCAATACCTTGGGAACTCAGGGCTTCCTGTGCCTTGAGCGCAAGCTCGACTTCAGACCCGGTCGCGATGAGCACGACATCGGGCTTGCCATTCGCAGCATCGCGCAACACATAGCCGCCGCGGCGGATGTTGGTCAGCTGGGCAGCATCGCGACTGGTGTGAGCAAGATTTTGCCGACTGAAGATCAGGCAGGTTGGGCCGCCCTGGCGCTCGATCGCCATCGCCCAGGAGACAGCCGACTCGACCGCATCGGCCGGGCGCCATACGTCCATATTAGGGATGAGGCGCAAGGTTGCGGTCTGCTCCACCGGCTGATGGGTAGGGCCATCCTCACCCAAACCGATCGAGTCGTGGGTAAACACGAAAACGGGGTTGATCTTCATCAGTGCAGCCATGCGCAACGCGTTACGCGCATATTCGCTGAACATCAGGAAGGTAGCGCCGTAAGGGCGCACGCCACCATGCAAGGTCAGGCCATTCATGATGGCTGCCATGCCAAACTCACGAACACCGTAGTACAGGTAATTGCCGCCATGTTCACGCGCAATTCCCTTGGCACCGGACCACAGCGTGAGGTTCGAGCCGGCGAGGTCGGCGGAGCCGCCAAGCAGTTCCGGCAACTTGGGGGCGTAAGCGGCGATCGCGTTCTGCGACGCCTTGCGTGTGGCGATCGTCTCGCCCTTGGCATCGACTGCGGCAATGGTTGCCTGGGCATGCTGTGCCCAGTCCGCAGGCAATTCGCCCTTCATCCGGCGCAGGAATTCCGCAGCCAGTTGCGGGTGTGTCCGCTGATAGTCGGCAAACAGGCTATTCCAGCGCGCCTCGTGGGCCGCCCCGCGAGCCTTCGCATCCCAGCCGCGATACACCTCCTGCGGAACATGGAACGGCTCGTGAGCCCAGCCGATATTGGCACGTGTTGCCGCAATTTCCGCGTCACCGAGTGGCGCGCCATGCGAGTCGTGCGTGCCGGCCTTGTTTGGCGAGCCCTGGCCGATCACGGTCTTGCAGCAAATCATGACGGGCTTGTCGGTACTACGCTTCGCTTCGACGATGGCATCATCCAGTGCCGTGAAATCGTGGCCATCGACGTTTGGAATCACTTTCCAGCCATAAGCCTCGAAGCGCTTTGGCGTGTCGTCGGTAAACCAGCCCTCGACGTGGCCGTCGATCGAAATCCCGTTGTCGTCATAGAAGCAGATCAGCTTGTTCAGGCCGAGTGTGCCAGCCAGTGAGCAGGCCTCGTGGGAAATCCCTTCCATCAAACAGCCGTCGCCGAGAAACACATAGGTGTGGTGATCGACGATGTCGAGCCCAGGCTGGTTGAACTCAGCCGCCAAGGTCTTTTCTGCAATCGCCATGCCAACCGCGTTGGCGAGGCCTTGGCCAAGCGGGCCCGTCGTCGTTTCAATGCCGGGCGCGTAACCGTACTCGGGGTGCCCCGGTGTCTTGCTGTGCATTTGGCGGAACTGCTTGAGATCGTCGATGGAGAGCTCATAGCCGGTCAGATGCAACAAGGAGTAGAGCAACATCGAGCCGTGCCCGTTCGACAGCACAAACCGGTCACGATCAAACCATCCGGGATTGCCAGGGTTGTGGCGCAGGTGATGATTCCACAGCGCCTCCGCGATATCCGCCATGCCCATCGGCATGCCAGGGTGACCGGAATTGGCCTTTTGAACAGCATCCATGGAGAGTGCACGGATTGCGTCGGCGAGTTGCTTGCGAGTTGCCATGTGGGGGGTTTCCTCGTTGCGCTGACGGCCGGCCGGGCTGCGCGAGATAACGCGGAACCAGCAGATCGATGCGCCTTTTGATGCCTAGGCCCTCGATATTTTTCAATCGGCGGCCACGTGTAAAAATCCTGCAATTATCGCCGACCCCGGGTGATCCGGCAAGAAATTCCACAGAAAACATCGAGTTAACGCACTAATTGATGTTATAAAACTACGCCCTGGCAAAATATGTGTTGAATCAAGCGCAGCAGGCATTTGCAGCGCTTCGTTTATCTTCTAGCATATGAATCTGACGATCTTGTCGACAGGAATAATAGAATGAGCGAATTTTCCAAGTTATCTACGCCCACGGCAGGCCTGCCCGCCCCCCATCGCGTCACGGCAGACCGGGGCTGGCACTGGCTTCTGGATGCCTTCGACAAGTTCAAGCAGCAGGCTGGGCTATGGATCGTGCTCTGGCTGATCTATGTCATTATTCTGGCGGCCCTGAGCAGCATGACCACGATCGGCTTTGTCGGGCAGATCGTCGCCCCCATCCTGTTCGGTGGGCTGGTATTGGGATGCACCGCGCAGGAGGAGGGCGAGGAAGTCGAGCTCGGCCATCTCTTCGCCGGCTTCAGAAAGAATACAGGTCAGCTCGCCCTGGTTGGCGTGATCAGCCTGGTGCTGTTCCTGATTGCAGCCGTCGTCGCGGTCGTGCCGCTGGCCATCATGGGCGGTACGAGCATGATCATGGGGCTGACGGCAGGCAAGGCAACAGGCATGGCCACCGGCGCCGGGCTAGGTCTGGCCCTGGGGGCGTTGCTTGCCCTGCTGCTGTTTTTTGCCCTGATCGTCCCCATTACGATGGCAACATGGTTCGCCAGCGCGCTGGTCATGCTCAACGATGCCCAAGCATTGGATGCCATGAAGCTAAGCTTCTCGGCCTGCTGGCTGAATGTGATGCCTTTCACGGTATACGGCCTGGTGGCCCTGGTGCTCGGCGTGCTTGCCATGATTCCGCTTGGACTGGGGTTGCTGGTGCTCGGTCCAGTCCTGCTGATTTCGGGCTATACCAGCTATAGGGATGTATTCGGCGGCTAATCAGCGGGTCGTGCCAAAGCGCTTGGTTGTCGCCAGATAGGTTTGCGCCAGGCGCTGAAACTTACCATTGCTCGGGTCGTGCCGGCGAATCCTGTCGAGATATTCCTT is part of the Chitinivorax sp. PXF-14 genome and harbors:
- the gap gene encoding type I glyceraldehyde-3-phosphate dehydrogenase, whose translation is MAIRIAINGYGRIGRNVLRAIYELNRTNEFKVVAVNASGDLATNAHLTKFDTVHGRFNADVKVDVDGSWLRINDTNIKFFSTRNPAELPWGDLGIDIVLECTGAFTSKAKCQPHLDAGAKKVLISAPGDKDVDATIVYGVNHHLLRSDMNVVSNASCTTNCLAPLAKPLHEKLGLVKGLMTTIHAYTNDQVLTDVRHKDLRRARSATQSIIPTKTGAASAVGLVLPELNGKLDGYALRVPTINVSMVDLSFVASRSTTKEEVNAILKDASEGELKGVLGYNDLPLVSIDFNHTSEASIFDSTLTKVMDGNLIKVSSWYDNEWGFSCQMLNTAKAMMEAK
- the tkt gene encoding transketolase gives rise to the protein MATRKQLADAIRALSMDAVQKANSGHPGMPMGMADIAEALWNHHLRHNPGNPGWFDRDRFVLSNGHGSMLLYSLLHLTGYELSIDDLKQFRQMHSKTPGHPEYGYAPGIETTTGPLGQGLANAVGMAIAEKTLAAEFNQPGLDIVDHHTYVFLGDGCLMEGISHEACSLAGTLGLNKLICFYDDNGISIDGHVEGWFTDDTPKRFEAYGWKVIPNVDGHDFTALDDAIVEAKRSTDKPVMICCKTVIGQGSPNKAGTHDSHGAPLGDAEIAATRANIGWAHEPFHVPQEVYRGWDAKARGAAHEARWNSLFADYQRTHPQLAAEFLRRMKGELPADWAQHAQATIAAVDAKGETIATRKASQNAIAAYAPKLPELLGGSADLAGSNLTLWSGAKGIAREHGGNYLYYGVREFGMAAIMNGLTLHGGVRPYGATFLMFSEYARNALRMAALMKINPVFVFTHDSIGLGEDGPTHQPVEQTATLRLIPNMDVWRPADAVESAVSWAMAIERQGGPTCLIFSRQNLAHTSRDAAQLTNIRRGGYVLRDAANGKPDVVLIATGSEVELALKAQEALSSQGIAARVVSMPSTFVFDQQEGAYKASVLLAQVPRVAIEAGVSDYWRKYVGLEGAVVGIDSFGESAPASALFKHFGFTVDNVVNTAKTVIGK
- a CDS encoding BPSS1780 family membrane protein, with translation MSEFSKLSTPTAGLPAPHRVTADRGWHWLLDAFDKFKQQAGLWIVLWLIYVIILAALSSMTTIGFVGQIVAPILFGGLVLGCTAQEEGEEVELGHLFAGFRKNTGQLALVGVISLVLFLIAAVVAVVPLAIMGGTSMIMGLTAGKATGMATGAGLGLALGALLALLLFFALIVPITMATWFASALVMLNDAQALDAMKLSFSACWLNVMPFTVYGLVALVLGVLAMIPLGLGLLVLGPVLLISGYTSYRDVFGG